In the Plasmodium gaboni strain SY75 chromosome 13, whole genome shotgun sequence genome, AACAAGAAGATATGTTagttttattaaataaatatttttttgatttctacatacatataaaacGTATGAATCaggaatatataaaacattttgatgtaacatataaatgtgatgaaattaaaaatgtgaagaagaataaaaataaggaTGATCAattattaagaaaaaaagaaaatgaagagACAAAGAGAAAGACATTTTATAcatcatttataaaattgaaagaaaaatatatgaatgaaaaaataaataatgagGACAATATTActaatgaatatataagtGGTGAAActataaatgataaatatgtaaatatgAAGCATTCGAATGGTGAATTATTAAATCCTAAAAATAGTACTGACAAGATAATCTTAAATTCAATGAATGtcttaaaaaatataacagataaaataaagaagGAGAATAATTTTTCACATGTTGATAAAATGAATGAGATAGATATACCTACTGTTGCAGAAGAGGAAAGAAAAATTGATGACTTTTATGAATATGAAAAGAAGACTATGACGAAAATACATGAGAATaaggaaaatatttatagaatGATTAATGAAGACttagatatattattaaaacCGGCTCAAGACGAATATATAAAGGTGGCtagaaatataaaaaataaattgtTACAGGAATATGAGCAAATTTTGAAGGAACAAATATCAGAcgaagaaatataaaaaaaaaaaatatatatattatatgtgtgtgtgtgtgtgatttttattatatttgattattttaatttttcattatatttgttaatatattttatgttaatgttttgataaatatatagacatatatatatatatatatatatatgtcatgttgtatttatttttttatttgtcaaatattaattaaaaatataaaaagtttTAATTTCGAATTAAAGAGctattataaaatataaagcTTAAAGGATATATTATGgactatatatatatatatatatatataataaatgttctattgtatattatgaaaaaaaaaaaaaatttttttgtttctttgAGAAATATCccaatataataattttaacTACATTGCGGATTAACACATACCCTTCCAACTctattttcttcatttttcCATGTATTCAATTTGAATAAATCTTCAATCCAGCTGGTATTTTTAACctcattattttctataaataaaaataaacatatatttatgcagattcatataaataatacattttttttttttttttttatatatatataataatattcttattttgTTACTCATAGTTTTATAATGATAAGGAACATCTgaaaaattagaaaaaaaaaataaaataaaataaaataaaataataaatatataatatattaaattgaagatattatatttatgtaaagacatacataaaaatatatagatattttaaatatgtgtataaaatatgaaatatacTTATTGAACAGTCAGGTCCTGCAAAAAATGATTCGTTCAGATACTTTTTGCATATACATGTAATAGAAGAATATTctgaattattaaaagtTTTGATAAAGCACTTAGATTCATTTTTAcaatatgataatattcTAATATCATCTGTTAATAAAGAGCATTCTTTATAACtacataatatatctaaaaataaaatgataaaaataaaggataaaaaaggatatgtatatgtgtaaattaaaaaagatacAAATAATCCTCATATaatgaaagaaaaagaaaaactTACTTTTTTgtagtaaaaaaaaacagaagaaaaaaaaaaataagaaaagGTCTTTTTTAAGCATTGCCActcaaaaaataaaataaaataaaatataaacaaaaataaatatatgtatatttaacctattgatatatatcttaaaagaattaatgttataaatataatgtttagatcatatttaaaaatattgaaaggatataaatatatatatatatatatatatatatatatatatatatatatatatttatgtttatctttttatatataaaaatttatatttatttttttatatgtcTATTATTTTAGAATAAAATTCagaatgaaaaaaataaattaaggcaaaacataaaaactgtatatatttttttggaTTAAAAAGAGgatgaatatatatatatatatatatatatatataatagtaaaaatataatgcatatacattttttttatttaattttaagatattaaaaaaaaaaaaaaaaaaaaaaaaaaattaaatataaaaataaaagtataatgtattatgtttgtatatatattttatacttttgtaaaatatgaaatttaatttaataacaaaaatCCTTGACATATgaatatgatatatttcCTCCTCTTtaattaaatgaaaaaaaaaaaattaatgggttaaatacaataaaaaaaaaataataataataaataaataaataaatatatatatatatatatattatatttacttATTAATTTGTTTCAATAACTTGATTTTGTATTTGTTCAGgattttattattacatataacatttacaaaaaaaaaaaaaaaaaaaaggggaaaaaaattattgggtatgtattaaaataaaagtgTAATCCATTATAATAGAGGATATGGTTACacaattatatttattttgttttaaaaaaatagaGTATTTGCCATGGTTCctaaaaagaaaaaatataaatattatatatatatatatatatatattttgtgtGTGTATCGAAgcattataataataaacacaaacatacatatatatatttttatataattaatatacCTATGCATGTGAGAATTGATTCGTTTAAGAGCGTTTCAACCGAGTTTTgtattcttttttttgcaTCAATTTTTCCAATATTTTCTAAAAGTATTTCTTCACTTgtttttttcatttcattacgaagatttttattatataagacggtcaatttttttatatcttctaATGTTTCATCTgaactttttttttgttcattgAAATCCTTTAATTTTAAAGGGTTGGTCCACATATCTTTATGTAAAtttaataacatatttttttctaattcattttttctataattaataacaattgaataataatttctATTTAAACCATGAACTAAAGCTGTTAATGTTGGCTTTGTCAAATAGCCAATATTTGATGTAGTTTGTCTTGGTTCTTGTCCTAACATCAATATATGTGGATTAATTAATCGAAAACAATCAATAACAACTTTTCCTTTAACTGATTGTATAGGATCTACGACAACACCAATTGTTCTTGGATTTAATTGTTCAAAACTTTTCTGAGTATTTACATCAGTACCTGATAGCCAACAACCAAAACCAGGATGAGAGTGATACCATCCAACCACCATTTCATGTCTGCctgttttttttaattccTCTAACATATTTGTTTGATAAACTGGATCTACTGCTTCAACACTTACACTGTTACCTGACTGAGGCATA is a window encoding:
- a CDS encoding hypothetical protein (conserved Plasmodium protein, unknown function); translation: MLKKDLFLFFFFFCFFLLQKNILCSYKECSLLTDDIRILSYCKNESKCFIKTFNNSEYSSITCICKKYLNESFFAGPDCSINVPYHYKTMKNNEVKNTSWIEDLFKLNTWKNEENRVGRVCVNPQCS
- a CDS encoding putative 26S proteasome regulatory subunit RPN11 — protein: MAGIPSSLRELFYSFSDGNGMNNETLADTSEQVYISPLALLKILKHGRAGVPMEVMGLMLGEIVDEYTIRIVDVFAMPQSGNSVSVEAVDPVYQTNMLEELKKTGRHEMVVGWYHSHPGFGCWLSGTDVNTQKSFEQLNPRTIGVVVDPIQSVKGKVVIDCFRLINPHILMLGQEPRQTTSNIGYLTKPTLTALVHGLNRNYYSIVINYRKNELEKNMLLNLHKDMWTNPLKLKDFNEQKKSSDETLEDIKKLTVLYNKNLRNEMKKTSEEILLENIGKIDAKKRIQNSVETLLNESILTCIGTMANTLFF